The genomic region TAGTCGTCTACGATAACATGGTTCAGAGCATCTCCTCCAAGTGTGCGATCCCATCCAGCACCAACAACGGCCACTTCCTGCACCGTCTTGTTGAATCGACCAGTATCCTTCACGCTGCGTGACTGGAAGCGCATGATGGTGGCAGTCGTGGACCCCGCACCCATGTCGAAGACCATGTGATACTCTGGCTGCTCGCCCTTGGTGACCTCTGGGAACGTCCTTGGCTTCGCGTAGTCGAGACCGACAGCTAGACCATCTGATATCAGGCCATTGACCTGAAAGCCGGCAAAGCCTGCTGCCTTCATGATCGCCTGCCTCTCGTCGGCTGTGTAGAAGGGTGGAATGGTAACAACCACATCATCCACGCTGCTTCCCTTGCCTGCCATATTCTGGGCATTGCGCTTGATGTTGGCCAGCTGCATCGCGACCAGCTCTTCAACACTGAAAGCCCGCTCATCTTCGGGGAATGCCGAGCTCTTGATCACCGTTGTTCCAAGCTCTTCAGATGCTTGCAGTTGCAGACCAGGGTATCGCTCCTTGTAGATCGATGTCGTCGATTGGCCTTCGTTGCCCGATGGTATGCCCAAGAGGAACTTCAAGTTTGGGAAGACCTCGCCGGGAAATCGACCTTGTAGTGAGAGTGCATCGCCGCCATAAGCACGCTCTGGGTAGCTTCCGGCCTCAGTGATGAAATTGCCCTTGGCGTCTCGGGTAGGCTTGAATGCTACAGCCGCCACTTCTTTTCGTTTCGAGTCTTTTGTCAAGACGATGTCAAATGGTATGCCTGGTTTCACCAACACTGCTTTTATGTGTTCTGTCCCAAAGTCGATGCCGAGTACCGCAGCACTCGCCGAGCTTATGAACAGCAAGAGGCTGAGGCATAAAGCTAGTGGCGACATTGCGCCAGCGCGCCGCCTGCCTGAAAGTATCATGATGTGTCCTTTGTGGTGTGGGAAATATGTACGCGGTCGTGCCGCTGACGCTGGTCGCTCGTGTGAGGGATTACCGAGACATTGAAAGTCGTGCGCAGTCCGAAGAGGAGAAAGCTGGAACAAGGTGTTGTCAAGAGTGGTCACGACGAAGGGCAAGCTGTTCTTCCGTGTAAGGCTTCTGGTCTCTTCGAAGGACAGATGTTCTTTAAATCCAATTTCGTCAAAGCTTCGAATCTTCAGGGTTCAGCTGCAGGCTGCAGGAGCTCTTTCCGTGCGATATGATGCAACATTAACTAACACTGGCACGACTCCGATTGCATGCTCATCAAGCAATGTAGCATCTTTCACACGGATCCGACACAGGTAGCCTGTGAACTGCGACTGTCATCTAATAGGTGCCTCAGGCACGAACTGTCACATGTCAGCAACACCACATGCATCTCTCGAGATGATCGTTGACATGTGCGTTTGGAGAATGTACATAGCATCGCGATCTATTCGCCATGAGCAATCAACGGTGTATGACTATGACAATCAGTGCTTCTGCATAAATTTCAGTCATAACATGGATCCTTTGGAGGGCCGAACAAAGCCAAGGGGCTCGATAGTCGGCTCGCGGATCTTCATCGCATCCACAGACGTCACAAATCGTACAGCTCGGGTGCTCGGATGCAATAATACGTGCGGACTGGCTCTGGACAGTCTTCGGGCTGCTATCTGACTGTGATAGTTGTTCACAAATCCTGCCAGAAATCCAACTGACACCAATGCCACGAATGTGAAAGACACATTTCCGTCAACAAGTCTGAAGCGAAGATTGTGTTCCGTCTCCTGCCAGCGCAAACTCTCGTCAAAGCCAAACGCCAAAGCAGGGTCCGAAGCTTCCTAGCAGTCTGATTGATATTGTTGGAGGAGCACTGGAGGTAGGGCTGAACCAGCACCATTCGCCCGTCGCAACCTCCTTCCTTCATCCTTATCGAAACTGACCTGCTCGGTTCAGGTCGTCCACTCGCTTTCTGCCCTACAATCGTACAGAAGTCGGACTCTACCGACATACAGTACACAGCAGGATGACGGACACCCCCCAGAGTGGCGCCATTGGAAACGAGAACCTCAGGCCGAAGATGAACGGAGCACCAGACGACAATTCTCGGCCGGCGTCGTTCGTTTCCGCCGTCTCATCCCAGCTTCAGACCACAGACACGCCAGCCAGCAGCGCCACCCAGACTACCGCAGGTGCTGAACGAGAAGAGGAGGAATGGACACCACCTACCAATGGCCCGTTGAAGACCCCAATCCCGAAGCATTCACGACACAGCAAGATCGCGCCACAGCCCAAGCTCACAGCCGAGCAAGAGTCGAAATATACCACAGTCCTGGAACAGGTGTCACAATGGACAACAATTCCTACCTCGACTGCCAAGGGTGCCCCGCAGGCACCGCTTGAGGAGCACGAGCGAATGTTCTTGACACGAGAGTGTCTGCTCAGATACCTACGTGCGACCAAGTGGAAGCCGGTCGATGCTGTACGGAGGTTGCAAGAGACACTGAGCTGGCGAAGAGAATATGGCGCAGACACGTTCACACACGACTACATCAGTCCCGAGAACGAGACGGGAAAGCAAGTACAGCTTGGCTTTGACAATGATGGGCGTCCATGCCTATACCTCAACCCTGGAAAGCAGAACACCAAAATGTCGGACAGGCAGATACACCATCTATGCTACATGCTCGATCGGACTATCGATATGATGCCGGCAGGTGTGGAGAACAGCGCGCTCATCATCAACTTCCAGGGCGCTGCTAGTGGCACTGTCCCGTCAGTCGGTCAAGCAAGGGCAGTTTTGAACATTCTCCAAGGACACAACCCTGAGCGTCTAGGCAAAGCATTGATCAGCAAGACTCCGTGGTATGTGAACACCTTTTTCAAGCTCGTTAGTCCTTTCATCGACCCTGTGACGAGGGAGAAGATGAAGTTCAACGAGGACCTCCGAAAATACATTCCTGTCGAGCAGCTCTGGAAAGATGATGGTGGTGACCTCAACTTCGAGTACGACCATGCAGTTTACTGGCCTGCATTTGACGAGGAGTGTAAGAAGCGACGAGAGTCATACCGAAAGCGATGGGAGGAGGGCGGCAAGAAGCTCGGCGAGTATGAGGAATACCTACGAGGAGGCAGCCAGTCTTCTCTTCAGCAAATATCAGGGCAAGCAGACGAGGCTGCTACACAACCGCAGAGCCAGGACGCTGACATGGCGGCTGAAGGAGCGGCCAAGTTGACGGTTTAGACAAGTTGCTAGCATCGTGATTGACGGTGAATGATCGACCGACTCCGTGGCAACATCATAGGCGCAATCAGCAAGGCTGCTGCATGCAATATCAGATGCTCCGTGGAATCAGAACGAGCTTGTACAGAATAGCAGTGATTTCAGCAAAGCAGAAACCGGCCAATCCAGGTCCAGAATAGACATTGAAGAGAAGCCCGGATAGCGTTTGACAGAATTCGCTTTGAGCCTTTATATACCATACCTCTCCGCCGACCCCATACACCATTGCAAATCCTGGTCTCGGGAGGTGGTGCGTACTCATGCACTGAACATGCGACACGACTTGTGTGTGTGGTCGTTCAGCCTCGTGGTCACAAACATCACGTTGGATCCATGCATAGAAGAGTAAAGTGTTGTGGTCTGGTCCATGATTCCGACTATTGCCGTAGCTGCGTCGACAAGGAACGTTCTTCGTGCTTTCTGTTGCATTCTGCTAGCGACAGTCTGGGCATGCGTCAAGTCGATTGTTGCCTTCATCGGAAAGCCTTCGAACTTCCTTGCAGACACTGGCCTATCCGATCCCGAGTTTTGCCCTGGCATGCTTCCACAAGAGCCGATGGCCGGACTCGAGTGTGGGCCGAGTATTCGGTCACTTCACGGCGGTATCGCAAAAGCAGTACCTGGCGGCCCACTATCTCCTGTGTCAAATCTATGGAGTATGATCTAGAAGCAAAAAGACCTTCTCCAAGCTAATGGGACACGTTCTTCGTCTCCAGTGCCCAGATCCTCAACTTCCATTGAGACCATTAGCAAGATTATTGAGCAGCAGAAGGGTGGACGTTGAAATCGATCTGCAGAGGCTCTGCTCTGCCGGAGACTAATGCATGCGGGCCGATCCCAAACATCCTTGTCGAAAAAGTGGTCTGAGCACAGCGATATCAACGGCGTGACACGTCCAGCTTCTGAACAGAATCTTTCCACCAGACCAGCATCAAACCTTGTCTGTTCGCGCGCAACGATCCACAACCACATGCCGTCAGACTTCGATTCGGCTCTCTCAGCGGCAGACAAGAATTTGCTAAGCCGCCGAATTGGACACTACTGTGGTTCCTGCAAACAGAAGCTTCGCTCAAGCACCGAGAATGTGTCCTTGCAAAGGCTGTGCTCGCGTCGTACGGCATACATTGAATGCTGACATAACCAGCCTTTCGACTGTCGCTCCCTTCCAGAATAGGTATGATTGCCAGGTAGGTCCGATGTGATAGGACCACCAATCAATACTTCACCCTACGGATCTTTCCTGCCGCGGTCCACTTCAAGCGCGCAGGATGGACCCATCTCTCTACATGAGTGCAGTATAGCACTTGGCCCGACCACGCTCCAGCCGAGCACAGGCACGACGGAGACGACAAGTTCTGCAACCCGCGTGCCCGCCAGAGTTGCATTCTGATATTGGGGCTTGCCACGGGCCTCCGAGTATGAGGCCCCGCGACTCCAGCGGCCGTGTTGCGGCGCGTATTGTCGGATGTTGGAGAGCATAAAAGAAGTCTGCTGGTCCTCGTCGTTTCTCTTTCTCTCACCCCACCTCCCTTTCTTTCCAGCAACATCAACCGTTGTTCTCCTGAGCGACCATGCCTTTCCTCAAGCGCACAGAGCGGGAGGCCCAACATGCCAACCAACTCGAGAAGACGGCATCTCCTGAGCCAGTTGGTGGCAAGGTAACATTCATGGCAGTGTACCTAGGACTGGTCGCCAGTATTGGTGGCTTCATGTGAGTCTAGCATGGGCAAGTCTACGAGAGCTCCGTTCGCTGAAAGCATCACTCCAGTTTCGGTTACGTCTCTGGTCAAATCTCTGGTTTCTTCGAAATGGCAAACTACGGTCGACGATTCGGGCATGTCCAAAATGATGGTACAATCGTTTTCTCTGCCGCACGTCAAGGTACCATCACTGGTCTGCTCTGCATCGGATGTCTCTTCGGCGCCCTGATCTCTGGAAAGATGGCCGATGTTATTGGACGAAAGCTTTCCATCTCCGCGTCTGCCTTCTTCTGTTGCGTGGGAACAGTAATCGAGATCTCCTCCGAAACCGCATGGTACCAATTCGCCATTGGGCGCCTCGTCAATGGTCTTGGAATTGGCGCTCTGTCAGTGCTTGTGCCAATGTACCAGTCGGAAAGCTCGCCTGCCCGCATTCGTGGTGTGCTGGTGTCATCTTACCAGCTGTTTATCACTCTCGGTATCTGGACTGCGGAGATGGTCTGCTACGGCACTCACAATATGGCCAGCACTGCATCATGGCGCATCCCCAATGGTCTGTCATTCCTGTGGGCCCTGATCCTCGGTGCCGGTATCCTGTTCCTCCCAGAGTCGCCTAGATACGCATACAGAGTTGGTCGTGAGGACGAAGCTCGCACTACCATTGCGAGACTCGGCGGTCTTGCACCAGACTCACGTGAGGTCAACATCTTGGTCAACGACATCCGTGTCAAGCTGGACGAGGAGCATGCCGGAGGTGTTGCTAACTGGCACGAGTTCCTGACGGGTCCACGCATGTTCTACCGTGTGGTCCTCGGTATCGTACTGCAAGCAGGTCAGCAACTCACAGGCGCCAACTTCTTGTAAGCAAGCCCTTCTCCAAATCGAACATGTCTTGGAGACGCGCAAGCTAACGTCACCTCTAGCTTCTACTATGGGACCACGATCTTCAAGGCCACCGGCCTCAACGACAGCTACGTTACACAAATCATACTGGGAACAGTCAACGTTGCATGCACTTTCGGTGGCCTATACGTAGTGCAGAAGTGCGGTCGTCGCAACGCGCTCATGGTCGGCGCTGCATGGATGTTCATGTGCTTCATGGTCTACTCCTTCGTCGGCCACTTCGCTCTCGACCAGAACAACCCTCAGGCGACCCCGGCTCCAGGCAACGTCCTCATCGTCTTCTCTTGCCTCTTCATCGCTGCTTTCGCCACTACCTGGGGACCGATTGTGTGGGCTGTGGTCGGTGAAATGTACCCATCGAGGTACCGCGCTCCATGCATGGCCCTCGCTACCGCATCCAACTGGTTATGGAACTTCTTGATGTCATTCTTCACCCGCTTCATCACGGACGCCATCGACTACCTTTACGGTCTGGTCTTCGCTGGATGCTGTCTAGCACTTGTGATTATCGTGTTCTTCTTCGTCATTGAGAGCAAGGACAGGTCGCTGGAGGAGATTGACACCATGTACGTGCTCAAGGTCAACCCGATAACCAGTGCCAAGTGGGATGGAAGCCAGGTACCAAAAGAGCCAGACAGTGGATTCACCAGCGGCAGGAACAGCAGCGACGCTGAGAGAGCGGCCGGTGCTCCGGTTGAGCGCGTGCCAACAAAGACTCTGGAAGAGTAATGCAGTTCATGATTTTGTTCGCGCGGAAAGGTGGCGTTATCACAGTTGAGCGCTGGAGTCAGTACAATAGTCGTGTAATCCATTGTTGGATGCTGCAGATGCACAATTCGTGAACTTCCTTGCCTTGCTTCTTGTATCGTTATGAGTATCGTTATTAGGTATATCAGGCTCTACTACTGCAATGCGAGCAAGACACTGTCTGCTTGTGATGCCCAGCAGTTGTCAAGCAAGCTGAAACCTGCTTTATTTGGCTCGGCAGAGATGTCATCATGTGTTAGCTGGAAATGGCGTGGCTGGTGACGCTCCCCACCAAATGCATGAGATCGTCCGCTAAAGTCGATCGCCAATCTTACCACCGTTTCGTTCTTCACCTCCGCCCCCCTCCGTCCACACCCACGTTGCACAGCGCTGCGGAGAGTGTCGCGTGGCGGTGTATTGTGTGGCGAGCGAGCGAAGGCTACGGGCACCGGGGTGAGCGAGTTGGAAGAGGAGAATGCCACTACTCCCTGCCAACGTCGTTTCTCCGGTCAAGGAAGAAGACAGCGATCCGCATCAAGCCGGAACCATACCACCATGGGTACACATCAACGACAGCGACGAGAAAGCGCGCTTCCTCCCGCCAGAACCATCAGTACCCAATACGCGGCACTATAAACCACCAACCAAGTACGAGCCGGGGCGGAAGTGGGATGCGTTTCGGACGGCAGAGCCAGGTCTGCTGTCGATGCCCATAGCAGACCATCAGACGCGATGGATCCCGTTTATGCAATCCGGCCCGAATCCACGAGAATACAGAGGGGAAGGCGTTGTCAAGGATGAGCAATGGATGGCTGAGAATACGCCTATATTCACGAGAGGGTGGGAAGAGGAAGATGAGATCGACCCACAGGCAAAGGCGGGCCAGACAGGCATGCAGGGGATTGCGTTCCTAGGGAAATGGCTCATCAGTCCGGAGAGACAAGAGAGGACGGTCAAGTTCTTCTGGGTAAGTCGAGAAACCAACGCGGGTAAAGGTCAGTATCATGTGTGATGCGGATGCTGACAACAACGCAGAGAATGCTCCTAAAGAATGCATTTGTGCCACTGGTCTTTCGACTGACCATTCTTACATTCTCCGCCGCTGCCGCTGGCGTTGCTGGAACCATTCTTTCATCTGTCCACAAGGTCAACGAGGATCCCGATCCTAGCAACCAGTGCGCACCACGAGCTTCTACATACATGGGCATCATTGTCGGATCGATAGGCGTGCCGTACATTGCCTACATTACATGGGACGAATATATGAGCAAACCGTGAGTGTCACCCACTTCTGCATCATGTTGAGCATGTACTAACGGTTCTCAGGCTTGGTCTGCGCTCCGTTGCGGCTAAGACACTTCTTCTCCTCTGTGATCTATACTTCATCGTCTTCTCCGCCAGCAACTTGTCTCTGGCATTTAGCGCTCTTCTGGACGACAGCTGGGCTTGTTACGATATCTCCTACCAGGTTGTCGGTGATGTTCCAATAGCGGTCTCTCGAACATGTCCCAACAATCCCGGGATATGCTCCAAGCAGAAAGCCCTGACGGGTGTGCTCTTCGTGGCTTTGGTGGCATGGTTGTTGTGCTTCAGCATCAGCGTGCTGAGGGTTGTCGAAAAGCTGCGACTCGACTACTAGTACTGGTTGGAGAAGCAGCGGTATACGATTGACGAATGATGAAATGATACCCAGAACATTGGTAATGTGTATACAAGCGCGGCGTAGACAGGTTGGCAGGGCATCGAACGAGCATTGGGTGTAGCATACAGTACAGGATACTGGCGTCAATGTACGAGCGTTGTGTCAAGGCCTTAGGGCATCACCAACACCATGCGCAGTGGCGACATGCTGTTCACTGCATATGTCGCAAAGCATGCAGTAAGCTCTTACCTTCCGATGGATCTCCTTCACGAAGCGCACGCGAAGGCTTGGTCAAAGCTCACAAAACGCGAATCTCGCGTCGCGTCTATCTGGGCCAACCACGACCTTATCCCACCACACATCATGCATGCCAGATATCTATAGTGCCTTCCTGGCTGCTAGCATCGTTGAAACTGGGCACTGCTGTTGCGACAGTCGCTTGCTAAAGATATCGAACCTCCTGGACAACTGCAACACAGATAAATGTGACATCTGGCTTCGCAAGACTGCAAAATGGCCCTACCTCAAACAACGTTCGTACCTTGTCCGAACGGCACCGGACTGATGCCTCATCCTCTGGCACTGGACTCGATCTCTCAGGCCCAGTGCAGAGTGTACCAGCAAGACCGTCCAGTGGTCGAGGGAGCTTTTCGCCAAAACACCATAACTTTCAGCATGCGACAGATAATGCTTTCTCACCTGTCCTTCTATTGCTATAGAGGCGTGCTCAATGGGGCGCCCTGTACGTTGTCCGAGGGTCAGCTGACGAATATGGGCACGTGGCTTCTACAGCAGTATCCGGCATTGAGCATGGAGGAACAGGTCACATGGCTCAGAGCAGATTTGCAAGTCCGGGAATCAATCTCTACGAAGGACCAGCAGATACTGAAGCTAGACAACATTGCCCAAGCCCATCGTGGCAACTCAGCGACTACTGAGCCGGCTACGGAATATATCCTTGCGATACAGCGACGCCTTCAAATCACCTTGCCTCAAATTGATCATCTGCGGAAGTGCGAGGAACGGGTCATTGCTCTCATTGCTTCCCGGCAACTTGTCAAACCACTGCCGATTGTAGAGCCCGTCTCACAGACTCCGGCCAAGTCGGTGCCAGAGCGGACCCCTTTGGCCTCACTATCTGCGAACATGGCATCCAAAGCACAGACAATGCCAGGCACTTCGCTGAAGAGAAAGCGAGCTGATGCTGAGCCGAGGAACGCATCCGAAGTGATAGAGCTGCTTGACGATTCCGAAGATGAAGATCAATTGCAAGGCAAAATTGAGGCTATACAAGCGAAGATCGCCGCGATGCGTTCGCGGACGAGCAAAGAAGATGAAATTATCCCTGGCAAGCGAGTAAGGAAGAGTCGTAAGGTGGCTGGTGAGACCAAGACCAAGCCAGTCGTGCAACAGGGGCCCATACTTGCGAACGCGCAAATTTCACCGAGGCCGACTCCTGTCACCCGGGATGCTTATGCACCTCCTCGAAGCTCGCAAAGGTCGCCACCTTCGCGTAGCTCCAGCGGGAGCGTGAAATCGTCACAACCCCGAGAAGCAATATCGATGGCGGCGAAGAGCTCAGCCGCGGGGAGGGCCTTGCCCACTTCGAGCGTGTTCTCGCCACAGAACCAACGGAGTCTTCCTGCCTCGTCTAGACCTTGCTTTGGGCTCGTCGCGGCGGGTCAAGCTACAGCACCTGTTCCGATGTCGAACTTGTGCCAGATAGCTCAGCCCCCCAGCAGCCAGGCAGGTCGACAGCAGCACGTGGTAGATCTAACATCATCGAGTCCGGTACGAGCCCAGCCAGCTTCGTCCATGCCGGCATCTCCAGATGGACCAACTTTGTGCAAGGAACAGCAAGAAGTCGTGAACCTCATCATGGCCGGAAACAATGTTTTTTACACAGGCGGCGCGGGCTGCGGAAAGAGCACAGTCCTCAAAGCATTCGTGCCGCGTCTGCGGGATAGAGGCAAGGTCGTGCGAATCGTTGCGCCCACTGGCAGAGCAGCTCTCGATATCAATGGCTCGACTACTTGGACGTATGCCGGCTGGACGCCTCTTCACATGAAGAAGCCTTTGGCAGATCTAAGAAAGGCCGCGCATGGAAAATTCGTACGAAACAGACTCAAAGGCACGGATGTGCTGGTGATAGATGAGATCAGCATGGTCGAGAATCATATGCTTTCCAGACTTGATGCGATCATGAAGGAGGCCCGTGGCAACAACAATGCCTTCGGTGGAGTCCAGCTGGTCGTCACTGGGGACTTCTGTCAACTGCCTCCTGTCCGCCCTTTCCAGTACTGCATGCATTGTGGTCGCGAACAGGCGCAGAAGATCCTCGCTGATGGCAGGACTGTCCATCGTTGCTACCAGCACGGCGATTCCAATGATGATGACAAGTGGGCTTTCAGAAGCACAGTCTGGCAGGATTGCAATTTCAAACACATCAATCTGACCAACATCCATCGTCAGAGCGATGAAGTATTCATCAAAATCCTTCAGAAGCTGCGGATCGGGACAGAGCTGACGACAGCTGACCGGAAACTCTTGATTGATCATCCTTGCGATGTCAACAACGCCGTGAAGCTGTTTCCTACTAGGGAAGAAGTGCGCCGTATCAACATGGCGGAGTTCGACAAGTTGAAGACAGCTAAGCACAGCTTCACTTGCCTCGACCACTTTCGGTGGAACGAAGAAAAGCACCCACACCGCAGGACGAAAGGCGACCGTGATCACCGTGATGGTTCGCTCGTGGCATTGAGAGAACACCGCTTGGACAGTTTGGTCGAATACAAGCAAGGCATGCTGGTCGTGCTGTTGGTGAACCTCGACATTGCGAACGGATTGGTCAACGGCAGTCAGGGTAGAGTTATCGGCTTCGAGCCTTTCGATCCCGCGAAGCTGCCGAAAGCAGGCCGAGATGTGGGTGGTACACGGACAGGAAAAGCTCCTTCCGGAAGATTCGGTACATCGCAGGGCGGCGGCCGTCGCGCGCGGGAGAGGTCCATGGAGCCTGAACAGGATTCCAAGGGAGAGTTGCGAGGGGAGTACGCCTTCTTCAGAGAAGCGCAGATCTCCGAGTACATTCAGCACGCTCGCAACATATCGAAGTTGTGGCCTATTGTCGAGTTCGAGAATGGCCTGAAACGAACGATCTATGCAGACTGCCAAGTCAATGAGCTTGGAGATGAAAAGGAGTATACTCTTTTGGCTAGGACCCAGATACCGCTTATCGCGGCTTGGGCGATGACGATACACAAGGTGAGCAAAGTCCTACGACACGAGCAAAGCATCACACTGACCCTGTGAACAGAGTCAAGGCATGACATTGAACAGGGTTATTGTCGATCTTGACAAAAGCTTCGAAGAAGGGCAGGAGTATGTTACTTTGTCGAGGTAAGTCGTGACAAGATACACCTGTTCGCATGCGAAGCACGGTCGCTAACACTTTTGGGTCCAGAGCGAGGAGCTTGGATGGCCTAAAGGTCATGAGTCTGGGTGACAATGTTGGAAAGGGTGGTAATGCACAAGTGAAAGAGTTCCTGTGGCAGAAGTTCAAGTTGAGATAAGTATTGAGTCAGCTTCGAGCGATACAAACACTCTTCACCAAGTGGAATCTGACGTAGTGGATTGCCTCCTGCCTCCTTCCCTACCGGCGTGCGTCGCAAAGACGTGAAGCGCGAATAAGTGGGTCTCGCTGCCTGGAAACGCGACGAGCTCGACTATCCAACATCTTTCACATTGTCTTCCTCGAACCAAACATCTCTCACACACACCGTCGACGCGATGCCACCAGCTACGAAGCGACACAAGACTGCCACCGTGAAGGCATCTCCCAGCAAGAGCTCAGACACACCTGCAGGAGCGAAGCCATGGAAGACCACGACGCGGCTGACGGATGGAAGGGAGCTTTCTGAGATGTCGAGGGTAAGTAGATAGTGCTCTGACATACAACATTCGTTGACCACATCTCAGTTTGACGAAATAACCTCGAAATTCACTCAAGCCGTCACCATCAAGTACAAAGAGGCCTTCACACTGAGGCCACTCATCATCACCGAAGGCTCGCTCCAAGGTCGTCGCGTTCTTGTCGTGGAGCTCTTCAAGGACTACTTCCGCTTTCTCGATTTGCCGACAGAGATACGCTTGATGATATACGAGATGCTGCTACATCCACACTCGGGCCCGATGAAGATTGGCACAGCAATGCGGAGAGGAGAGAATAGGCGCCCTTTCCGCCGAGGCGAGGATCTTGTCAATTACTCTTACATACTCGCTGCCAACCAGCAGATCTCCGCTGAAGCTGCACACGTGTTCTACGGCATCCGTCGCATCGACTTTGACGACCTCGGACACTGTCAGCTTTTTCTCAAGACAATCGGTCACATGCGCGGCTATCTACGGGATATTCGTATTGGTCCAAATGGCTACAGCAGAAACAAAGCACGATCAGTCTTCAGCATGCTCAGGGATGCAAATGTACTTCGAAGACTTGAGTTTGACCACACTAACGTGTGCCGCGATAATGCACCGACCTGGACTCGCGCTGCGAATGTTGACACTGTGGCAGCGGACCTGAAGACTCTGTTCAAATCGCTGCGCAAGACCCACAAGACCTTTACAACCTTACAGGATATCCTCGATCTGCTTCAGGTAACTGGAAACACGTGTGGTCATTGTCGAAGCAAGAATGGGGAGAATGTGGCGTGCTTCAGTTGTGACATTGCGAGTCGCGGGGAATCTCATACTTGTGCAGGCTTCGATTGCGGCAGCGGTGGGGGTACTGTGAGATGCTCAGACATGCAATTGCATTGCGAGGAGGTTCAGAAGAAGCTTCGCGCTGCCGTAGCCAAAGTATTGGGCATCGAGGTCGAAGACGGGAGCCTAGTGCACAAGTCTACACAAATCTGAGATGCTCGCGATGCCGCCGATCATGGGCATTAGGCTTGGGCTTGCTCGGTATGTACATGCACGAAGTCTAGCTCGGTGGGCTGTCAATGGCCATCACTTGCAGACAGTCGAAGGATATTCGCTGCAGCAACACATAGGAGTACCGATATTCGTTACATCCCAGTGAGACTCCAACACCGTTGCGGTGTGAGATACAGTGTATACGAAGGTAGTGTTGTCGCGATAATTCTCTGAACGCACAGACTTCTCACCTGCTTTTGCCCAGGAATTGAACTCGCGAGGTACCTCCCCAACACCAATCAGCATGACCGACGTTCTCGATGCAGCTGCGGCA from Fulvia fulva chromosome 2, complete sequence harbors:
- a CDS encoding Regulator of phospholipase D SRF1 — translated: MPLLPANVVSPVKEEDSDPHQAGTIPPWVHINDSDEKARFLPPEPSVPNTRHYKPPTKYEPGRKWDAFRTAEPGLLSMPIADHQTRWIPFMQSGPNPREYRGEGVVKDEQWMAENTPIFTRGWEEEDEIDPQAKAGQTGMQGIAFLGKWLISPERQERTVKFFWRMLLKNAFVPLVFRLTILTFSAAAAGVAGTILSSVHKVNEDPDPSNQCAPRASTYMGIIVGSIGVPYIAYITWDEYMSKPLGLRSVAAKTLLLLCDLYFIVFSASNLSLAFSALLDDSWACYDISYQVVGDVPIAVSRTCPNNPGICSKQKALTGVLFVALVAWLLCFSISVLRVVEKLRLDY
- a CDS encoding CRAL-TRIO domain-containing protein; this translates as MTDTPQSGAIGNENLRPKMNGAPDDNSRPASFVSAVSSQLQTTDTPASSATQTTAGAEREEEEWTPPTNGPLKTPIPKHSRHSKIAPQPKLTAEQESKYTTVLEQVSQWTTIPTSTAKGAPQAPLEEHERMFLTRECLLRYLRATKWKPVDAVRRLQETLSWRREYGADTFTHDYISPENETGKQVQLGFDNDGRPCLYLNPGKQNTKMSDRQIHHLCYMLDRTIDMMPAGVENSALIINFQGAASGTVPSVGQARAVLNILQGHNPERLGKALISKTPWYVNTFFKLVSPFIDPVTREKMKFNEDLRKYIPVEQLWKDDGGDLNFEYDHAVYWPAFDEECKKRRESYRKRWEEGGKKLGEYEEYLRGGSQSSLQQISGQADEAATQPQSQDADMAAEGAAKLTV
- a CDS encoding High-affinity glucose transporter ght2, translating into MPFLKRTEREAQHANQLEKTASPEPVGGKVTFMAVYLGLVASIGGFIFGYVSGQISGFFEMANYGRRFGHVQNDGTIVFSAARQGTITGLLCIGCLFGALISGKMADVIGRKLSISASAFFCCVGTVIEISSETAWYQFAIGRLVNGLGIGALSVLVPMYQSESSPARIRGVLVSSYQLFITLGIWTAEMVCYGTHNMASTASWRIPNGLSFLWALILGAGILFLPESPRYAYRVGREDEARTTIARLGGLAPDSREVNILVNDIRVKLDEEHAGGVANWHEFLTGPRMFYRVVLGIVLQAGQQLTGANFFFYYGTTIFKATGLNDSYVTQIILGTVNVACTFGGLYVVQKCGRRNALMVGAAWMFMCFMVYSFVGHFALDQNNPQATPAPGNVLIVFSCLFIAAFATTWGPIVWAVVGEMYPSRYRAPCMALATASNWLWNFLMSFFTRFITDAIDYLYGLVFAGCCLALVIIVFFFVIESKDRSLEEIDTMYVLKVNPITSAKWDGSQVPKEPDSGFTSGRNSSDAERAAGAPVERVPTKTLEE
- a CDS encoding ATP-dependent DNA helicase PIF1 — translated: MALPQTTFVPCPNGTGLMPHPLALDSISQAQCRVYQQDRPVVEGAFRQNTITFSMRQIMLSHLSFYCYRGVLNGAPCTLSEGQLTNMGTWLLQQYPALSMEEQVTWLRADLQVRESISTKDQQILKLDNIAQAHRGNSATTEPATEYILAIQRRLQITLPQIDHLRKCEERVIALIASRQLVKPLPIVEPVSQTPAKSVPERTPLASLSANMASKAQTMPGTSLKRKRADAEPRNASEVIELLDDSEDEDQLQGKIEAIQAKIAAMRSRTSKEDEIIPGKRVRKSRKVAGETKTKPVVQQGPILANAQISPRPTPVTRDAYAPPRSSQRSPPSRSSSGSVKSSQPREAISMAAKSSAAGRALPTSSVFSPQNQRSLPASSRPCFGLVAAGQATAPVPMSNLCQIAQPPSSQAGRQQHVVDLTSSSPVRAQPASSMPASPDGPTLCKEQQEVVNLIMAGNNVFYTGGAGCGKSTVLKAFVPRLRDRGKVVRIVAPTGRAALDINGSTTWTYAGWTPLHMKKPLADLRKAAHGKFVRNRLKGTDVLVIDEISMVENHMLSRLDAIMKEARGNNNAFGGVQLVVTGDFCQLPPVRPFQYCMHCGREQAQKILADGRTVHRCYQHGDSNDDDKWAFRSTVWQDCNFKHINLTNIHRQSDEVFIKILQKLRIGTELTTADRKLLIDHPCDVNNAVKLFPTREEVRRINMAEFDKLKTAKHSFTCLDHFRWNEEKHPHRRTKGDRDHRDGSLVALREHRLDSLVEYKQGMLVVLLVNLDIANGLVNGSQGRVIGFEPFDPAKLPKAGRDVGGTRTGKAPSGRFGTSQGGGRRARERSMEPEQDSKGELRGEYAFFREAQISEYIQHARNISKLWPIVEFENGLKRTIYADCQVNELGDEKEYTLLARTQIPLIAAWAMTIHKSQGMTLNRVIVDLDKSFEEGQEYVTLSRARSLDGLKVMSLGDNVGKGGNAQVKEFLWQKFKLR